A genomic window from Streptomyces sp. NBC_01429 includes:
- a CDS encoding Cmx/CmrA family chloramphenicol efflux MFS transporter gives MPFAVYVLGLAVFAQGTSEFMLSGLLSGIAADLRVSIPAAGLLTSAFAIGMVLGAPLMASLSRRWPRRRALLVFLVVFIAVHVVGALTPGYGVLLATRIVAALANAGFWAVALAAAVAMVPPALRARATSVVVGGVTVACVAGVPAGALLGERWGWRAAFWAVALISVPAVLAIVRAVPAERPEPAGAGARGELRELAGPRLLLTLLMSALVQGATFCAFSYFEPLVTRVTGLGSAWVPAVLALFGVGSFVGVTVAGRITEARADVFVGVGLVSLAVGWVALALAAAAPVAAIVLVFVQGMLAFGTGTALISRVFHRAPGAPTLAGAFATAAFNVGGALGPWLGGLAIARGFGFRAPLWVSALLMALALLAAGALTIAHRAAAHRTAADPATTGREAGREGEQGGISVRG, from the coding sequence ATGCCATTCGCTGTATACGTGCTCGGTCTGGCGGTCTTCGCCCAGGGCACCTCGGAGTTCATGCTGTCCGGACTCCTGTCGGGCATCGCCGCCGATCTGCGGGTGTCCATTCCGGCCGCCGGACTGCTCACCTCGGCGTTCGCGATCGGGATGGTGCTCGGCGCGCCCCTGATGGCGTCGCTCAGCCGCCGCTGGCCGCGCCGTCGCGCGCTGCTGGTCTTCCTCGTCGTCTTCATCGCCGTCCATGTCGTCGGCGCCCTCACTCCCGGGTACGGGGTGCTGCTCGCCACCCGGATCGTGGCCGCGCTGGCGAACGCCGGGTTCTGGGCCGTCGCGCTCGCGGCCGCGGTCGCCATGGTCCCTCCGGCGCTCCGGGCCCGCGCCACCTCCGTCGTGGTCGGCGGGGTCACTGTCGCCTGCGTGGCGGGCGTGCCGGCCGGCGCGCTGCTGGGGGAGCGGTGGGGGTGGCGGGCGGCCTTCTGGGCCGTGGCGCTCATCTCCGTACCGGCCGTCCTCGCCATCGTCAGGGCGGTTCCCGCCGAACGGCCCGAGCCCGCAGGCGCCGGAGCGCGCGGGGAGCTGCGGGAGCTGGCCGGGCCCCGGCTGCTGCTCACGCTGCTGATGAGCGCGCTCGTCCAGGGCGCCACGTTCTGCGCGTTCTCCTACTTCGAGCCGCTGGTCACCCGGGTCACCGGGCTGGGCTCCGCGTGGGTGCCCGCCGTACTCGCGCTGTTCGGGGTGGGCTCCTTCGTCGGCGTCACGGTCGCGGGCCGGATCACCGAGGCGCGGGCCGACGTGTTCGTCGGCGTCGGCCTGGTGTCGCTCGCCGTCGGCTGGGTCGCGCTCGCGCTGGCCGCCGCCGCCCCGGTGGCGGCGATCGTGCTCGTGTTCGTCCAGGGGATGCTCGCCTTCGGCACCGGAACCGCCCTGATCTCTCGGGTGTTCCACCGGGCCCCCGGCGCCCCAACCCTGGCCGGGGCGTTCGCCACGGCCGCGTTCAACGTGGGCGGCGCGCTCGGGCCCTGGCTCGGCGGGCTCGCGATCGCCCGGGGCTTCGGCTTCCGGGCGCCGCTGTGGGTCAGCGCCCTGCTGATGGCTCTCGCGCTGCTCGCGGCCGGAGCGCTCACGATCGCCCACCGCGCCGCGGCACACCGTACGGCTGCCGACCCGGCGACGACAGGGAGGGAGGCCGGACGCGAGGGTGAGCAGGGAGGGATCTCCGTGAGGGGCTGA
- a CDS encoding cellulase family glycosylhydrolase gives MPRPAARISVGDRPVTWIGANFWSRTGGPLMWRSYDGEVVDGELRVLRDHGLNMTRSFYYWPDFMPEPDRIDEELCARFTDFLDRHHALGMTTVPTFLVGHMSGENWDPAWRNGRDLYTDVWLVARQAWFAREMAGRFKDHPAVAGWLVSNEMPIYGREGATREEVSSWAQIVVDAVRASGAPQPVSLGDGAWGLENSGHDNGFRLRDSAALTDWLGPHVYRMEDDPVRQHYAAAWVCELTGSFNRPVVLEEFGLTSDFASGPHAARYYRQALHNSLLAGATGWIAWNNTDYDALREQPPYSHHAFEMHFGLTDAAGAPKPQLREVRSFAETLERIDFDRCFRPDTDTALVISSYLDTLYPFTRAEDRSYVERTGRQAWITARLADAPASVVRESDGIADGHRLYLLPSTKQLLSSGWYRLEELARGGATVYVSYSPGAHDEQRGPWYAHLDQFFGVRHQLEYGLVNPIEDDEVTLTFGRSFGTLGAGDTLRFRTAGTDSSRVFLPVEADGAEVLATDGRGRPALLLRAVGAGSVVLCVYPLEHMASVTPRVNPDDSVPLYDALAAHAGVRRPVTVADPRVAVDLLEHEDGHRYVWLVSQGREEVRVKPAVAAGLRLTGPDGAPADEVVLDPYGVRVLRLSGDRRIAASLAGHRRDGTGGTVSPSRRSLPAHPRVRPPSLSSPGRQPYGVPRRGGRS, from the coding sequence ATGCCGCGTCCCGCTGCCCGGATTTCCGTCGGCGACCGCCCCGTCACCTGGATCGGCGCCAATTTCTGGTCGCGTACCGGCGGCCCGCTCATGTGGCGTTCGTACGACGGCGAGGTGGTCGACGGGGAGCTGCGGGTGCTGCGCGACCACGGGCTCAACATGACCCGGTCGTTCTACTACTGGCCGGACTTCATGCCCGAGCCCGACCGGATCGACGAGGAGCTGTGCGCCCGCTTCACCGACTTCCTGGACCGGCACCACGCGCTCGGCATGACCACGGTGCCCACCTTCCTGGTCGGCCACATGTCGGGCGAGAACTGGGACCCGGCGTGGCGCAACGGCCGTGATCTGTACACCGATGTGTGGCTGGTGGCCCGGCAGGCGTGGTTCGCCCGGGAGATGGCCGGCCGGTTCAAGGACCATCCGGCGGTCGCCGGCTGGCTGGTCTCCAACGAGATGCCGATCTACGGCAGGGAGGGCGCGACCCGCGAGGAGGTCTCCTCCTGGGCACAGATCGTGGTGGACGCGGTACGGGCGTCGGGCGCGCCGCAGCCGGTCTCGCTGGGCGACGGCGCCTGGGGGCTGGAGAACTCCGGTCATGACAACGGCTTTCGGCTGCGGGACAGCGCGGCGCTCACCGACTGGCTGGGTCCGCACGTCTACCGCATGGAGGACGATCCGGTCCGCCAGCACTACGCGGCGGCGTGGGTGTGCGAGCTGACCGGAAGCTTCAACAGGCCGGTGGTGCTGGAGGAGTTCGGGCTGACCTCGGACTTCGCTTCGGGTCCGCACGCGGCCCGCTACTACCGCCAGGCGCTGCACAACAGCCTGCTGGCCGGGGCCACCGGCTGGATCGCCTGGAACAACACCGACTACGACGCGCTGCGCGAGCAGCCGCCGTACTCGCACCACGCCTTCGAGATGCACTTCGGGCTGACCGACGCCGCCGGAGCCCCCAAACCCCAGCTGCGCGAGGTGCGTTCGTTCGCCGAGACGCTGGAGCGGATCGACTTCGACCGCTGTTTCCGGCCGGACACCGACACCGCGCTGGTCATCTCCTCGTACCTGGACACGCTCTACCCCTTCACCCGGGCCGAGGACCGCTCCTATGTGGAGCGCACCGGCCGGCAGGCGTGGATCACGGCCCGGCTGGCGGACGCGCCCGCGAGTGTGGTGCGGGAGAGCGACGGGATCGCGGACGGCCACCGGCTCTATCTGCTGCCCTCCACCAAGCAGCTGCTCTCGTCCGGCTGGTACCGGCTGGAGGAGCTGGCCAGGGGCGGCGCGACGGTCTACGTGTCGTACTCCCCCGGCGCCCACGACGAACAGCGCGGGCCGTGGTACGCGCACCTGGACCAATTCTTCGGGGTGCGGCACCAGTTGGAGTACGGACTGGTGAACCCCATCGAGGACGACGAGGTGACGCTCACCTTCGGCCGCTCCTTCGGCACGCTCGGCGCGGGCGACACACTGCGCTTCCGCACGGCGGGCACCGACAGCAGCCGGGTCTTCCTGCCGGTGGAGGCGGACGGCGCCGAGGTGCTGGCCACCGACGGCCGGGGGCGGCCCGCGCTGCTGCTGCGCGCGGTGGGCGCGGGCAGTGTGGTGCTGTGCGTCTATCCGCTGGAGCACATGGCCTCCGTCACCCCGCGCGTCAATCCGGACGATTCGGTCCCGCTGTACGACGCGCTGGCCGCGCACGCGGGCGTGCGCAGGCCGGTGACGGTGGCGGACCCCCGGGTGGCGGTCGATCTGCTGGAGCACGAGGACGGGCACCGGTACGTCTGGCTGGTGAGTCAGGGCCGGGAAGAGGTACGGGTCAAACCGGCCGTCGCGGCCGGGCTGCGGCTGACCGGGCCGGACGGCGCGCCGGCCGACGAGGTGGTCCTCGATCCGTACGGCGTGCGGGTGTTGCGGCTGTCCGGCGACCGGCGGATTGCCGCGTCCCTGGCAGGACATCGCCGAGACGGAACCGGCGGGACCGTCAGCCCCTCACGGAGATCCCTCCCTGCTCACCCTCGCGTCCGGCCTCCCTCCCTGTCGTCGCCGGGTCGGCAGCCGTACGGTGTGCCGCGGCGCGGTGGGCGATCGTGA
- a CDS encoding LacI family DNA-binding transcriptional regulator yields MKRPTMNDIARRAGVTKGAVSFALNNRPGVSEPTRRRILAIAEELGWQPNSAARALSGGTAGAFGLVIDRPAHTLGLEPFFMQLISGIQSELITDATPLVFTMAEDQAAEIALYRSWWARRRVDGVFLVDLQAEDARVPVLEELGMPAVVIGAPVGTGRLPAVWSDEGAAVTTVVRHLAGLGHRRLARVGGPARLRHTAIRTAAFDAAVAELGLTGRTVEADYSGERGAAVTRELLGSPERPTAIVYDNDVMAVSGLTAAHSMGLRVPADVSVVAWDDSALCELVDPPLTALSRDIAAHGAHAARRLREAAGGRAVGDLEDPAPRLTVRGSVAAPPA; encoded by the coding sequence GTGAAGCGACCCACCATGAACGACATCGCCCGCCGGGCCGGAGTCACCAAGGGCGCCGTCTCCTTCGCGCTCAACAACCGTCCGGGGGTCTCGGAGCCGACCCGGCGGCGGATCCTGGCGATAGCCGAGGAGCTGGGCTGGCAGCCCAACAGCGCGGCCCGCGCGCTGTCCGGCGGCACGGCGGGGGCGTTCGGGCTGGTCATCGACCGTCCCGCGCACACGCTCGGGCTGGAGCCCTTCTTCATGCAGCTGATCTCCGGCATCCAGTCGGAGCTGATCACCGATGCCACCCCGCTGGTCTTCACCATGGCCGAGGACCAGGCGGCGGAGATCGCCCTGTACCGGTCCTGGTGGGCGAGGCGCCGGGTGGACGGTGTCTTCCTGGTGGACCTCCAGGCCGAGGACGCCCGGGTGCCGGTGCTGGAGGAGCTGGGGATGCCGGCGGTGGTGATCGGGGCGCCGGTGGGCACGGGCCGGCTGCCCGCCGTCTGGAGCGACGAGGGGGCGGCCGTCACCACGGTGGTCCGGCACCTGGCCGGTCTGGGACACCGGCGGCTGGCCAGGGTCGGCGGCCCGGCCCGGCTGCGCCATACGGCGATCCGTACCGCGGCGTTCGACGCGGCGGTGGCCGAACTGGGCCTGACCGGACGGACCGTGGAGGCGGACTACAGCGGAGAGCGGGGGGCGGCCGTCACCCGCGAGCTGCTGGGCTCGCCGGAGCGGCCCACCGCGATCGTGTACGACAACGACGTGATGGCCGTCTCCGGCCTGACCGCCGCCCACTCCATGGGACTGCGGGTGCCCGCCGATGTCTCCGTCGTGGCCTGGGACGACTCGGCCCTGTGCGAGCTGGTCGATCCGCCGCTGACCGCGCTCAGCAGGGACATCGCGGCCCACGGGGCGCATGCGGCGCGACGGCTACGGGAGGCGGCGGGCGGGCGGGCCGTGGGGGATCTGGAGGACCCGGCGCCGCGCCTGACGGTCCGGGGGAGCGTCGCGGCGCCGCCCGCGTAG
- a CDS encoding extracellular solute-binding protein, producing the protein MTLHRLRTTGAVALLAAAALLVSGCTGSGASSEGADAKAAADPAKVSGTITVLTHRTDWVQDGTMKKYADEFRKTYPKVTVKFEGITDYEGEVKIRMNTKNYGDVLMIPGAIKKNDYPKFFASLGTQAERGEKFQFTAFTTVGGKVYGQSPIGVAPGFLYNKKVWKDAGITDWPTTPAEFLTGLKAIKARTDAVPYYTNFKDMWPLTQWTTAMGSVGCAIQANNDLVDHDPWAKGSELRTIDTLLYDMVREKLVEKDPSTTNWEGSKPQLAKGRIGTMWLGSWAVSQFRDAAEKAGTDPDDIGFMPFPAQVDGRFCAVASPDYAQAVNVNSAHKEAARAWIDWFTEKSGYAADNLALSPLKGAPLPDVLKPYTEKNVKFIELDQARAALVDDIDNAAEIGLKKPDYRQDLVDLARGAKKGDLDGFLGNLSKRWTEAARTTGS; encoded by the coding sequence ATGACGTTACACAGATTACGGACGACCGGTGCCGTGGCGCTGCTGGCCGCCGCCGCGTTGCTGGTCTCCGGCTGCACCGGCAGCGGAGCCAGCTCCGAGGGCGCGGACGCGAAGGCCGCCGCCGACCCGGCGAAGGTCTCCGGGACGATCACCGTCCTGACCCACCGCACCGACTGGGTGCAGGACGGCACGATGAAGAAGTACGCCGACGAGTTCCGGAAGACCTACCCCAAGGTGACCGTCAAGTTCGAGGGCATCACCGACTACGAGGGGGAGGTCAAGATCCGGATGAACACCAAGAACTACGGCGACGTCCTCATGATCCCCGGTGCCATCAAGAAGAACGACTACCCCAAGTTCTTCGCCTCCCTGGGCACCCAGGCCGAACGCGGGGAGAAGTTCCAGTTCACCGCCTTCACCACGGTGGGCGGCAAGGTCTACGGGCAGAGCCCGATCGGGGTGGCCCCCGGCTTCCTCTACAACAAGAAGGTGTGGAAGGACGCGGGGATCACCGACTGGCCCACCACCCCCGCCGAGTTCCTCACCGGCCTCAAGGCGATCAAGGCCAGGACCGACGCGGTCCCGTACTACACCAACTTCAAGGACATGTGGCCGCTCACCCAGTGGACCACCGCCATGGGATCGGTCGGCTGCGCGATCCAGGCCAACAACGACCTCGTGGACCACGATCCCTGGGCCAAGGGCTCCGAACTGCGCACCATCGATACCCTGCTGTACGACATGGTGCGCGAGAAGCTCGTCGAGAAGGACCCGTCGACCACCAACTGGGAAGGATCCAAGCCCCAGTTGGCCAAGGGGCGGATCGGCACCATGTGGCTCGGCTCCTGGGCGGTCTCGCAGTTCCGGGACGCCGCCGAGAAGGCCGGGACCGACCCCGACGACATCGGCTTCATGCCCTTCCCGGCCCAGGTGGACGGCCGGTTCTGCGCCGTCGCCTCGCCCGACTACGCGCAGGCCGTGAACGTCAACTCCGCCCACAAGGAGGCCGCCCGCGCCTGGATCGACTGGTTCACCGAGAAGTCCGGGTACGCGGCGGACAACCTGGCGCTCTCGCCGCTCAAGGGCGCCCCGCTGCCGGACGTCCTCAAGCCGTACACCGAGAAGAACGTGAAGTTCATCGAGCTGGACCAGGCCCGCGCCGCGCTCGTCGACGACATCGACAACGCCGCCGAGATCGGGCTGAAGAAACCCGACTACCGCCAGGATCTCGTCGATCTCGCGCGCGGCGCGAAGAAGGGCGACCTGGACGGATTCCTCGGGAACCTCTCCAAGCGCTGGACCGAGGCGGCGCGGACCACGGGCTCCTGA
- a CDS encoding carbohydrate ABC transporter permease translates to MRRTTDPTVRGGALRRPAPGAAPVPDQASRPGPSPAPRPRRDRLRREVTPWLFMLIPLVLLVVFTYAPVINMIAYSFTDWDGVSPDLKATGVHNYVDIFTRPELFQVFFVSGYYLAASVVQIAAALYFATVLSFHTRFRDFFKGVLFFPYLINGVAIGFVFLYFFQDGGTLDSVLRLFGAETERAWLGTSTSANISLAGVSVWRYMGLNFVLFLGAIQSIPGELYEASELDGANRWQQFRHIIAPGIRPILSLSVILSVSGSLSVFEIPYIMTGGATGTETFVIQTVKLAFQFNKTGLASAAAVVLLLIILLVTWVQRRLVPDDKVDLV, encoded by the coding sequence ATGCGCCGGACCACGGACCCGACCGTACGCGGCGGGGCGCTCCGGCGTCCCGCCCCCGGCGCCGCCCCGGTCCCGGACCAGGCATCGCGCCCCGGGCCGTCCCCCGCCCCGCGCCCCCGGCGCGACCGGCTGCGGCGGGAGGTCACCCCCTGGCTCTTCATGCTGATCCCGCTGGTGCTGCTGGTGGTCTTCACCTACGCGCCGGTCATCAACATGATCGCGTACAGCTTCACGGACTGGGACGGTGTCAGCCCGGACCTGAAGGCCACCGGCGTCCACAACTACGTCGACATCTTCACCCGTCCCGAGCTGTTCCAGGTGTTCTTCGTCAGCGGCTACTACCTCGCCGCGTCGGTGGTGCAGATCGCCGCCGCCCTCTACTTCGCGACCGTACTGAGCTTCCACACCCGCTTCCGCGACTTCTTCAAGGGTGTGCTGTTCTTCCCGTACCTGATCAACGGGGTCGCGATCGGTTTCGTCTTCCTCTACTTCTTCCAGGACGGCGGCACCCTCGACTCGGTCCTGCGGCTGTTCGGCGCCGAGACCGAACGGGCCTGGCTCGGGACGTCCACCTCCGCGAACATCTCGCTGGCCGGGGTGTCGGTCTGGCGCTACATGGGACTGAACTTCGTCCTGTTCCTCGGCGCGATCCAGTCCATCCCCGGAGAGCTGTACGAGGCGTCCGAACTGGACGGGGCCAACCGCTGGCAGCAGTTCCGGCACATCATCGCCCCCGGCATCCGGCCGATCCTCAGCCTCAGTGTGATCCTGTCGGTCTCCGGCTCCCTGTCGGTCTTCGAGATCCCGTACATCATGACGGGCGGCGCCACCGGCACCGAGACGTTCGTGATCCAGACCGTGAAGCTGGCCTTCCAGTTCAACAAGACGGGACTGGCCTCGGCCGCCGCCGTCGTGCTGCTGCTGATCATTCTCCTGGTGACCTGGGTGCAGCGGCGGCTCGTCCCGGACGACAAGGTGGATCTCGTATGA
- a CDS encoding carbohydrate ABC transporter permease, whose product MRTRARLAATLKYLSLVVASVVVLLPLGAIFLTSLKTDKEMADGSGALTPPRDPLNFGNYVTAFSDGRMLSAFGNTAFILLFAITGTVVIGSMTAYAIDRFHFRLRKLVIALFLVATLVPGVTTQVATFQIVNSFGLFDSLWAPIVLYMGTDIVSIYIFLQFIRGIPVSLDESARLDGANAFTVYRKIIFPLLKPAIATVVIIKGITVYNDFYIPFLYMPSEELGTISTSLFRFKGPFGAHWENISAGAVLVILPTLIAFLFLQRYIYNGFTRGATR is encoded by the coding sequence ATGAGGACACGCGCGCGTCTCGCCGCCACACTGAAGTACCTCTCCCTGGTGGTGGCCTCCGTCGTGGTGCTGCTGCCGCTCGGCGCCATCTTCCTGACCTCGCTGAAGACCGACAAGGAGATGGCAGACGGCAGCGGCGCGCTCACGCCGCCCCGCGACCCGCTGAACTTCGGCAACTACGTGACGGCCTTCTCGGACGGCAGGATGCTCAGCGCGTTCGGGAACACCGCGTTCATCCTGCTGTTCGCCATCACCGGCACGGTCGTCATCGGCTCGATGACGGCGTACGCGATCGACCGGTTCCACTTCCGGCTGCGCAAGCTGGTGATCGCGCTGTTCCTGGTGGCCACGCTGGTGCCCGGGGTGACCACCCAGGTCGCGACCTTCCAGATCGTCAACAGCTTCGGGCTCTTCGACTCCCTCTGGGCGCCGATCGTCCTCTACATGGGCACCGACATCGTCTCGATCTACATCTTCCTCCAGTTCATCCGGGGTATCCCGGTCTCCCTGGACGAGTCCGCGCGACTCGACGGCGCCAACGCCTTCACCGTCTACCGGAAGATCATCTTTCCGCTGCTCAAACCGGCGATCGCCACCGTCGTCATCATCAAGGGCATCACCGTCTACAACGACTTCTACATCCCGTTCCTCTACATGCCCTCCGAGGAACTGGGCACCATCTCGACGTCGCTGTTCCGCTTCAAGGGTCCCTTCGGGGCGCACTGGGAGAACATCTCGGCGGGCGCGGTCCTGGTCATCCTGCCCACCCTGATCGCCTTCCTCTTCCTCCAGCGCTACATCTACAACGGCTTCACCCGGGGAGCCACCCGCTGA
- a CDS encoding 6-phospho-beta-glucosidase, giving the protein MRLTILGGGGFRVPLVYGALLGDHAEGRITDVTLYDLDPARLTAVARVLADQAGDVPDAPSVTVTTDLDDALRGADFVFSAIRVGGLEGRAADERVALDLGVLGQETVGAGGIAYGLRTVPVAVDIARRIARLAPDAWVINFTNPAGLVTEAMSRHLGDRVIGICDSPVGLGRRVARVLGADPDEAGIDYVGLNHLGWLRGLRVAGRDELPRLLADTEALGSFEEGRLFGPEWLRSLGMIPNEYLHYYYFNRETVRAYQDAEQTRGAFLRDQQARFYEEMARPGAPALRTWDRTRAEREATYMTENRESAGLGERDESDLESGGYEQVALALMRAIALDERTTLILNVRNRTTLRALDEEAVIEVPCLVDANGAHPLAAAPLPHHATGLVCAVKGVEREILAAAESGSRATAVKAFALHPLVDSVNIARRLVDGYTAEHPALAYLNRT; this is encoded by the coding sequence ATGAGGCTCACCATTCTCGGCGGCGGCGGGTTCCGGGTCCCGCTGGTGTACGGGGCACTGCTCGGCGACCACGCCGAGGGCCGGATCACCGACGTCACCCTGTACGACCTGGACCCCGCCCGGCTGACGGCCGTCGCCCGGGTCCTGGCCGACCAGGCCGGGGACGTCCCCGACGCGCCGTCCGTCACCGTCACCACCGACCTCGACGATGCCCTGCGCGGCGCCGACTTCGTCTTCTCCGCCATCCGCGTCGGCGGCCTGGAGGGCCGCGCGGCCGACGAGCGCGTCGCCCTGGACCTGGGCGTCCTGGGACAGGAGACGGTCGGCGCCGGAGGCATCGCGTACGGACTGCGCACGGTCCCCGTCGCCGTCGACATCGCGCGGCGGATCGCCCGGCTCGCCCCCGACGCCTGGGTCATCAACTTCACCAACCCGGCCGGTCTGGTCACCGAGGCCATGTCCCGCCACCTCGGCGACCGGGTCATCGGCATCTGCGACTCGCCGGTGGGACTCGGCCGGCGCGTGGCACGCGTCCTCGGCGCCGACCCCGACGAGGCGGGCATCGACTACGTGGGCCTCAACCACCTCGGCTGGCTGCGCGGGCTGCGCGTCGCCGGCCGCGACGAACTCCCGCGCCTGCTCGCCGACACCGAGGCCCTCGGCTCCTTCGAGGAGGGCCGCCTCTTCGGGCCCGAGTGGCTCCGGTCCCTCGGCATGATCCCCAACGAGTACCTGCACTACTACTACTTCAACCGCGAGACGGTCCGCGCCTATCAGGACGCCGAGCAGACCCGGGGCGCCTTCCTCCGCGACCAGCAGGCCCGCTTCTACGAGGAGATGGCCCGGCCCGGCGCCCCCGCCCTGCGCACCTGGGACCGTACCCGCGCCGAACGCGAAGCGACCTACATGACGGAGAACCGCGAATCCGCCGGTCTCGGGGAGCGCGACGAGAGCGACCTGGAGTCCGGCGGCTACGAACAGGTCGCCCTCGCCCTGATGCGCGCCATCGCCCTCGACGAGCGCACCACCCTCATCCTCAACGTCCGCAACCGCACCACCCTGCGGGCCCTGGACGAGGAGGCGGTCATCGAGGTGCCCTGCCTGGTGGACGCGAACGGGGCCCACCCCTTGGCCGCCGCCCCGCTGCCCCACCACGCGACAGGGCTGGTCTGCGCCGTCAAGGGCGTCGAGCGCGAGATCCTCGCCGCTGCCGAGAGCGGCTCGCGCGCCACCGCCGTCAAGGCGTTCGCCCTGCACCCCCTCGTGGACTCGGTGAACATCGCCCGCAGGCTGGTCGACGGCTACACGGCCGAGCACCCCGCCCTGGCCTATCTGAACCGCACGTAG